A DNA window from Leptospira selangorensis contains the following coding sequences:
- a CDS encoding type II toxin-antitoxin system VapB family antitoxin, producing MLAVKTTLYIPDELISSAQDYTGILEKTRLVQEGLRALIREKSAERMALLGGSDPKAEGPTRKKTSK from the coding sequence ATGTTAGCTGTCAAAACCACTCTATACATTCCAGACGAACTGATCTCCAGTGCACAAGATTATACCGGGATCTTAGAAAAGACACGTCTCGTGCAGGAGGGATTGCGTGCACTTATTCGAGAAAAATCTGCAGAAAGAATGGCTCTCTTAGGTGGAAGCGATCCAAAAGCGGAAGGTCCTACCCGCAAAAAAACCTCTAAATGA
- a CDS encoding type II toxin-antitoxin system VapC family toxin, translating to MTAVLVDTSVWINHLRKSDPKLVELLSLGLVRRHPMVEGELSLGNFKNKNSFLTEYAQLKEVPIANHKETMIFSERNSLAGLGIGWIDAHLLASCILGSVKLYSADLSLTKAAEKVGIAEITT from the coding sequence ATGACGGCGGTGCTCGTAGACACCTCAGTTTGGATCAATCATCTGCGCAAATCGGATCCCAAACTGGTCGAACTACTAAGCCTTGGCTTAGTACGACGTCATCCTATGGTAGAGGGAGAACTCAGTTTGGGAAATTTTAAAAATAAGAATTCCTTTCTAACCGAATATGCCCAATTGAAAGAAGTTCCGATTGCAAACCATAAAGAGACCATGATATTTTCCGAAAGAAATTCGCTGGCCGGACTAGGAATCGGCTGGATCGACGCACATTTGCTTGCAAGTTGTATCTTAGGAAGTGTTAAATTATATTCTGCAGACTTATCTTTAACAAAGGCTGCGGAGAAGGTTGGCATCGCGGAAATTACAACATGA